One genomic segment of Microtus ochrogaster isolate Prairie Vole_2 linkage group LG8, MicOch1.0, whole genome shotgun sequence includes these proteins:
- the Spag4 gene encoding sperm-associated antigen 4 protein, which translates to MRRSPRSGSAASSHNPAPDFFSENSNSSHSVTSGDSNGRRSAGPELEQPEGRRARGSSCGEPAISPGVPGGDTWAGSSLPKPAPRSHNGQTACGAATVRGGASEPGESSAVLEEQLNLLPALDLRQEMPPTRMSKSFLSLLFQVLSVLLSVAGDALVSVYREVCSIRFLFSSLSLLSIFLAVFWWGLLYLVPTLENEPQEMLTLSQYHQRVHSQSQQLQQLQKELNNLHKEVSSVRAAHSERVAKLVFQRLNEDFVRKPDYALSSVGASIDLEKTSSDYKDTNTAYFWNRLSFWSYARPPSVILEPDVFPGNCWAFEGDQGQVVIRLPGHVQLSDITLQHPPPTVAHTGGASSAPRDFAVFGLQADDETEVFLGKFTFDVQKSEIQTFHLQNDPPSAFPKVKIQIRSNWGHPRFTCLYRVRAHGVRISEWADNATGVTGGPN; encoded by the exons ATGCGGCGGAGCCCCCGCTCAGGCTCGGCCGCATCCTCTCACAATCCCGCACCCGACTTCTTCAGCGAGAACAGCAATAGTTCCCACAGCGTGACTTCGGGGGACAGCAATGGGCGCCGGTCCGCTGGGCCGGAGCTCGAGCAGCCCGAGGGCAGAAGGGCCCGGGGCTCGAGCTGTGGTGAGCCCGCCATAAGCCCAGGAGTGCCCGGAGGAGACACCTGGGCAGGAAGCTCTCTGCCGAAGCCTGCGCCTCGGAGCCACAATGGCCAGACCGCCTGTGGCGCGGCAACCGTGAGGGGCGGGGCCTCGG AACCGGGTGAATCTTCTGCAGTCTTGGAGGAGCAGCTCAACCTTCTCCCGGCtctggatctgaggcaggagatgCCTCCCACGCGGATGTCCAAGAGCTTCCTGA GCCTCCTCTTTCAGGTGCTGAGCGTATTGTTATCAGTGGCAGGAGACGCGCTGGTCAGTGTGTACAG GGAAGTCTGCTCCATCCGCTTCCTGTTCAGTTCTTTGTCGCTCCTGAGCATCTTTCTGGCAG TGTTCTGGTGGGGTCTCCTGTACCTGGTCCCCACTTTGGAGAAT GAGCCTCAGGAGATGCTGACTCTAAG CCAATACCACCAGCGCGTGCACTCCCAGAGCcaacagctgcagcagctgcagaaggagctgaATAATCTTCACAAGGAGGTGTCCAGCGTGCGCGCAGCCCACAGTGAG AGAGTGGCCAAGCTTGTGTTCCAGAGGCTGAATGAGGACTTCGTGCGGAAACCCGACTATGCCCTGAGCTCTGTGG GAGCCTCTATCGACCTGGAGAAGACCTCCAGTGACTATAAAGACACCAACACTGCCTACTTCTGGAATCGCTTGAGCTTCTGGAGCTATGCTCGCCCACCCTCAGTCATACTGGAG CCAGATGTGTTCCCTGGAAACTGCTGGGCCTTTGAAGGTGACCAAGGTCAGGTGGTGATCCGACTGCCAGGCCATGTGCAGCTAAGCGACATCACCCTACAGCATCCTCCACCCACCGTGGCACACACTGGAGGAGCCAGCAGTGCACCCCGGGACTTTGCAGTCTTT GGGCTCCAAGCTGATGATGAGACGGAAGTGTTCTTGGGAAAATTCACCTTTGATGTGCAGAAATCTGAAATTCAAACTTTCCACCTACAG AATGACCCTCCATCAGCCTTCCCCAAGGTGAAGATTCAGATTCGAAGCAACTGGGGCCATCCCCGTTTCACATGCTTATATCGAGTCCGTGCCCACGGCGTGCGGATCTCGGAGTGGGCAGACAATGCCACAGGGGTCACTGGGGGACCCAATTAA